The following is a genomic window from Lysinibacillus sp. G4S2.
ATAAAGAAGCTATTAAAAGTAAATTAGATAATTTCCGCACTGAAATTGAGCTAATTCAAGGTGACTCAGATTATACTTTATGGGATTCCGCTTTAATCTTATTACGTGAAGGCTTAGAGGCACTATTAATTATTTTAGCATTAGTATCGTTCTTAGAGAAATCAGGTCAAAAGACAATGCGCAAATGGATTTACGTAGGCGCATTTGTAGGGGTTCTTTTATCTGCAGTTGCTGCGATTTTAATGTCTACAATTTTCAACTCTGCGACAGTTGATACAAATCGAGAGATAATGGAAGGTTATAATGGCTTACTAGCTGCAGCAATGATGATTGGGGTCGGTATTTGGCTCCATAGTAAATCGAATGTGGCAAGTTGGAACCGCTATATTTCCAAACAAATGGGTAATGCTATTTCAAGTGGCTCGGTATTTGCCATGGCGTCAATCAGCTTCCTGTCCGTTTTCCGTGAAGGAGCAGAAACACTTGTCTTCTACGCAGGAATTGCGCCTAAAATGGAGACTTCTCAATTTGTGCTAGGTATCGTAGTAGCAATTCTAGTATTAACAATTTTTGCATTTGTGTTATTTAAAGCAAGTGGAAAAATTCCAGTATATAAATTTTTCGCAGTGGCAACGGTGTTAATTTATGTACTGGCCTTTAAAATTATTGGTGTCAGTCTGCATACATTGCAGCTGCGGGGTGCAGTTTCAACTACAATTGTAGATGGCTTACCGGTTATCAGCTTCATTGGTTTCTATCCAACTGTAGAAACAATGATTGGACAAGCGATTTTACTAGTGCTCGTTATAGCTACAATCATCTTTAAAAAGAAACAAAAATAAATCGAAGTGGTTGGGACAAAACTAGCCAAAACTTAATAAGCGCGAGAAATCAATTTAGAAACGTTGATATCTCGCGCTTTTTTGGTGTTAAATTTAGTGTTTCATGGAGGTAGCTGTCGATGTTTTTTGAAAGTTGGGTGATAAATTAAAAAAGTTGGTCGATAAATCGAAAAAGTTAGTCTATAAAAGTTCCTAAGGCAGTAAATCTCCGGAAATATACTGCATTAACAGAGAAATAGGGTAAAGAAAATAGAATGACTTAGTCAAACAAGAAAAAAGAAAAATCGAACAGCATCGATTTCTCTTTTTTCTTTAATATCAGCAAGTTTTGTCCCAGCCACTTTTTCCTGTCGATAAAGAATTGTCTAGCAATATACAAAGGTTGATTTTCACTCCAAAAGAGGGTGCTTTTTTAAAGAGCCACAAAAACCATTTACACCTCTTGTCTCTATCACTTCAACTTTCCATGGAGTGACAGTAGGTGAAAAATCTTTTAGACTAACGGAGCGGGTTTCTACAATAAGCAGAAATGGTGTATCATTGTAAGAGGAGGATGAATATGCTGAAAAATATACAAAAATCGCTAATTTTTTTCATGTTACTTATTATATCTCAATGGTTATTTCGTGATGACATTCAATGGGGACATATTATAGGAACTTCAATATTATTTTTCCTTTTTAGTATATTTTACGATTGGGCAAGTATCCCCTATAAGTGGAAGAAGGAATAAGCTTATTTGAGTTATCATTCGAATAGGCTTATTAATCTTAAAATTGCTACGGTAGCTAACTCAAAGTTGAATCTGTTTAGAACTCATCGAATTATTGTTTGAAACAGTTTGTCCCTTTACTACACATTTTCCATTCCCTACCAATTACTTCACTTCCATGCTACAATTGTTTTAACTTCATTCAGCAATTGTTTTTTGTAGCGAAAGTAAAGCGTCAGCTACAATTGTTTTTTGTAGCGAAAGCAAAGCGTCAGCTATAGAAGTCTCGTGCAAACACAGGCCGATTCCGGACACAATTAAGCCACGGCATAGTTGATTAGAAAGATTATTCGGTTAGTTAAGAAAAAGCAAGATGGGGGGAATGAAGATGGATAGTGAGAAATACGGTAATGAAAGTAACGAAATCTACATTTATAGTTATATAACCTACAATATTTTTGCGTATATTATTAGTATTCTATTTTCACCATTATTAGGGGTGATCATGGGAATTGTGGGTGTAACCCAGCGTAAGAAATATGCGTGGAGTATTATAATCATTTCAATAGTCAGTTGGGTTCTCAATCTTTTCATAATTAATTATATTCTATAAATACAACTTTGCAGAAATCGGGGTTGTATAAACATTAGGTGCAATTTTCAAAATTCAATTTCTGAAATAAAAATAAATTTTCACTTCCAACAATCTAGAGGGCTTGTGGGTACTACAACTTATAAACGTAAGTCCTTTTGTTATGTTTTTCACGCAATTACAGGAGCGCTTCTACAGCTTAGAGGCTGGGACATAAGTTTGTTTATAAAGAAAAATTAAAAAATTTCACATCAGAAAAGCACGAGAAATCAACGTTTCTAAAATTGATTTCTCGTGTTTTTTAAGGTTTTGACCAGTTATGTTCTATCCTCTTTTTTCAGTTAGTGATCCCAATGAGATGGACGTTTCAAGTGGGAGGGTAATTTTGTTTGATGATTGCCTTGAGCTGAATTAATTTGCATTTGTGTTAAAAACATACTTGTTGATAGGTCTGCGCCGCGTAAATTGGCATCACGTAAATCTGCGCCAATAAAATCAACACCTCTTAAATCTGCATTTTCAAGATTAGCAGCAATTAAATAAGATCCTCGAAGGTCAGTTGCTCTTAAATCCTTACTTTTTAAATTCTTTCCCATCCAATCGGCCCCTCTATAATCATACTTTCGAGAGTTTTTTTCACTTATCTTTACAATTAGGCTTTGGCGAATTTGCTCACTTGTTTCTAATAGTAAAATATTCACCGGCAGTCGAAAATTAGGGATATCTATTGCTAGTAATGCATCTGCTTCCAGTTCTGTTGCAAGCTGTAGTTGTTCTAATTGCAAATGTAGCTTGTTAAACAGGGACGAATCAACCTTATACGATAATGCTTCTGCTACATAGGCAATCATTTCATAAAGTTGTTCCATTATTGGAAAGACACGAAACATTTTCTCAGAAATTTTAGGGGATTGTCGCCAGTCTTGTCCATGGAAAGTTGTTTGTGAAACCTTTTGCCCTGCGCCTAAACAATCAAAAACTGTACATCCTTTAAACCCTTTATCTCTAAGTTTATGATGAATTTGACAGCTAAAATCTGATTGTAGATTTGGGCAAGGTGTTCCAGCTGCTTTATTAATGGCGAAGTCGCTAGAGGCAGCAATATTTAAAGCCGTGCAGCATAGACCAAAACAGCTTTGACAATCCGCCTGTAAACTTTCACGTATCTTTTTTCCCATTGTATGATCCATTTTTTTTGTTTCGGACATCATTGATTTCCTCTCTTAACTATAAACTTACATAAGATTCTATCACTAATTAACTATGAAATGATATTTTAACTTTTCTCTGCAAAGTTTTTTTGTGACGAAAGCAAAGCGGCAGTCCCAGATGTGAATAAATTTACTTAAACGAAAGTGGTAGTGCAATGATAGGGTATGTAATTTTTCACAAAATTCAATGTTTGCTATTGACAATATATTGTGAAAGGCTATAATTTCTATAGACAGACAGTCGGTCTATAAGGGAGGCATAAAAATGAGAAAAGAAGCGGAAGAACGTAGGAACGAAATACTTGATGCAGCGGATGAGCTTTTCAGTCAGAAGGGTTTTGATGGCACAAGTACCAACGATATTCTCGAAAAGGTTGGGATTGCACGAGGAACACTGTATTATCACTTCAAGTCGAAAGAAGATATTATGGACGCGCTAATTGAGCGGTATAACGTCCAAATTTTAGGTGCTGCGAAGGCAATTGCCGCAGATAAGAGCATACCCGTCAACGAGCGTATTATTCGTGTTGTAATGGCATTAAACATAAGTGGTGGAAACAGCAAGGAAATTATTGAGCATATACATAAGCCTCAAAACGCACTCATGCATCAGAAAATACAAAAGGTTGTAATTAACGGCCTTCCTCCGATTTTGACGGAAATAATCCGTGAAGGTATTGAGCAAGGATTATTCAATACGCCTTATCCGTATGAATGTATGGAAATGGTTGTGGCATATACGAATACCGTTTTTGATGATGATATGGTTGAAATGACAAATGAAGAGCGTCTATCGCGAATACCAGCATTTATATTCAACGTAGAAAGGCTACTCGGTGTCCAAAGCGGGGGTCTTATGTACATGATGAAGATGTTTGGCAATGGGGGTGAAGAAAATGGAAACAACGATGGTTGATTCCGAGCGTCTTTTCAAAAAATTTCTTCTGCTTTGGTCGGGGCAGCTAATTTCAGCAATAGGAAGCGGGCTTACAGCATTTGGGCTTGGGATTTATGTTTTCCAGCAGACTGGAAAGGCATCAGCAATGGCACTTGTCACTTTACTTGCGTTTATGCCTTCGCTTCTTTTAAGCCCTGTGGCAGGAGTGCTTGCGGATCGTTATGATCGAAGACTTTTAATGGTGTTAGGCGACAGTCTTTCAGCGATAGGTCTTGTTTATATTCTTATATGTATGCTTAGCGGGGAAGCACTACTATGGCAGATTTGTGTGGGAGTTACAATAAGCTCGGTGTTTTCATCGTTGCTTGATCCCGCATACAAGGCTACGGTTACGGATTTACTGTCCGAGGAACAGTTCACGAAGGCAAGCGGTTTGGTCCAGATGGCGGGTTCTGCAAAATATTTGATTTCGCCCATCATTGCGGGATTTTTGCTCACCGTTTCGGATATAAAACTTTTACTTGTCATCGACATCTGTACATTTTTTGTAACGGTTATCTCAGCGCTTGCTGTACGAAGAGGTCTTGCTTCAAAGAAATATGAACAGACACAATCATTTTTCAATGAGTTCAAAGATGGTTGGCGTGCAGTTTCTCATAATCGAGGTGTACTCGTTCTTGTTATCATGACATCGGTGCTGACATTTTATCTTGGCATTATTGAAACACTTTCTATTCCGATGTTGCTTACTTTTACGAACAGTTCTGTCATCGGAATGGTGGAAACTATTGTCGCTACTGGGATGCTCGTATCCAGTGTAATCATAGGATTTCTTCCGATAAAAAAAGGATATGTGAAAATTCTTGCATTTTCGCTGTTTTTTGAAGGGATATTTATGGCGATATTCGGACTTCGGGAAAATATAGTACTGATCTGTATTTCAGGCTTTTTCTTTTTTGCCATGATGCCATTTGCAAACTCAACATTGGATTTTCTTGTTCGTACCAATATTGATAATGAGGTTCAGGGTAGAGCATGGTCACTTATAGGGGTAATTTCACAGCTTGGATTTGTAGCGGCCTATGCGCTTTCGGGTATACTTGCAGATTATGTGTTCACTCCTTTACTAGTTGACGGTGGATTGCTTGCTGACAGCGTAGGAAAAATTACCGGTACAGGTCAAGGTAGGGGAACGGGCTTCCTCATCATCATCGCTGGAATTTTATTAAGTATTACTTCATTCATTTTGTTCAACTTGAAATCAGTGAAAAAGCTTGAAAACAGAGGTGACGTATGTATTACAGAATAATCCGTAATGACTTTTTAAAAAGCAAACTGATAACGCTGACAACAACGTTATTTGTCGCTGTTGCGGCTATGCTCGTTTCCTTATCGGCGATACTTATAGTAAATCTTTCAAGTGCTATCGATTCACTTATGAATCAGGCGAAGACACCGCATTTTATGCAAATGCACTCTGGGGATATCGATACTGTCCGACTTACAAACTTCGCGGAGCAAAACAGCAATGTCGATGATTTTCAAGTGCTTGAGTTTCTCAACGTGGATAACAGTCAAATTATTTTAGGTGATCGTTCACTTGCGAATAATGTTCAAGACAATGGTTTTAGCATACAGAGTGAAAAGTTTGATTATCTTCTTGATCTTGATGGAAACATTATTAATGTATCCGATGGCGAGCTTTATGTTCCAATAAACTATATGAAGGACGCCACTACGAAGGTAGGTGATAAAGCCGTAATAGGCGGAAAGGAATTTACTGTAGCAGGATTCCTCCGGGATTCACAGATGAATTCTATGCTGTCCTCTTCAAAAAGATTTCTCGTAAGTGCAAATGATTACGCTGCAATTAAAAGCCGTGGAAGTATGGAGTATTTGATTGAGTTTAGATTAAAGGATTTATCGGCGCTCGGTGAATTTGAAACTGCTTATGCTTCCGCGGGACTTGAAGCGAACGGACCAACGATTACATATCCACTTTTCAAAACAATTAACGCATTTTCTGACGGAATTATGATAGCAGTTATTCTTCTTATAAGCGTTCTTGTCGTTGCTATCGCATTTATGTGCATACGCTTTACACTCCTTGCGAAAATCGAAGACGATTATCGTGAAATTGGTGTTATGAAGGCAATAGGGCTACGCCTTTCCGATATTAAGAAAATTTATCTTGCGAAGTACGCAGCAATTGCGGCAGTGGGTAGTATTCTCGGTTATGCACTTTCGTTGATGTTCAAAAACATGCTGCTAGAAAACATCAGGCTTTATATGGGGGAAAGTGAAAACTCTTCTTTTGCTACGTCTTTAGGGATCATCGGCATTCTACTTGTATACCTTGCAATAATAGCCTATGTAAGCGGCGTGCTGAGACGCTTTCGGAAAATATCTGCGGCAAAAGCAATACGCTTTGGCATTTCGCAGGAAAAAAGCGCAGGCGCAAAACGTGTTTGCCTGAACAAAAATAAGTTGTTAAATACGAATCTTTTCCTTGGGATCAAAGATGTTCTCGCAAGGAAAAGACTTTATGCCACAATGCTTGCAGTACTTGTCATTTCGGCATTTATCATTATTGTTCCACAGAATCTATACAACACGATTTCCTCAACAAGCTTCATTAAATATATGGGAATTGGAAACTACGATATTCGTCTTGATATTCAACAAACTGATCAAATCTCTAAAAAAGCCGCAGAAGTTTTAGAATATATGAACAGCGACAGTTCCATTTCAAAGTATACCATCCTTACAACAAAGACATTCAAAACAAAAATGGAAGACGGTTCGGAAGAAAATATAAAAATCGAACTTGGCGACCATTCGATATTCCCTATTGAATATACCGAGGGCAGAGCACCCGCCAAAGAAAACGAAATTGCACTTTCAGCTTTAAACGCTGATGAAATGAGCAAAAAGGTCGGCGATACAATTACGGTCATCATGAAGGGGAAGGAGGATAAGCTCACGGTTAGTGGTATTTATTCTGACATTACGAACGGTGGTAAAACGGCAAAGGCTATATTTACCGACCATTCGGAAAATATCATGTGGAGCGTTATTTGTGCAAAGCTTTCAGATAAAGCCCTTGTCGATGAAACAATCTCTAACTATGCGGACCGATTTACTTTTGCTAAGATTTCCAATATTGATGAGTTTGTCAAACAAACTTTCGGTTCGACTATAAAATCAGTCGAAAAAGCCTCCTTAGCCGCAATTGCGATTGCACTTGTGATAACGATTCTAGTTACACTGTTGTTTATGAAAATGCTTGTCGCAAAGGATAGATATTCGATTGCTATAATGAAAGCACTCGGTTTTACAAATTTGGATATTACGGTGCAGTACGGTTCGCGGGCGTTATTTGTATCAATTATCGGAATAATTGTCGGTACACTTCTGGCAAACACTCTTGGAGAAGTACTTGCAGGTGCAGTTATTACCTCGTTCGGGGCGTCATCGTTTAGTTTTTCAATCAATCCACTTTCGGCATACGTGTTTTGTCCGTTATTGATGATTTGTTCGGTACTTATCACAACAATCATTGGCACATCGGGCGTTGGGAAAATAAAAATATCCGAAAATATAAAGGAGTAGCTTATGAAAAATCTTATAATCGGTGAACATATTGTAAAATCTTTCGGCGAGGGCGATGAAAAACACAATGTTCTCGACGGCGTGTCTGTTGACATAAACGAGGGTGAGTTTGTTGCGATCATGGGACCCTCGGGCTCGGGAAAATCAACGCTCATGTTTGCATTGAGCGGCATGGACAATGTTGATGGCGGAAGGGTTACTTTTGATGGAAGTGATATATCGTCAGTCGGTGAGGCTGAACTTTCAGATTTACGTAGAACTAAAATGGGCTTTGTATTTCAGCAGCCAACTATGCTTAAAAATCTAAATATTCTCGATAATATTATTCTTCCATCAATTCGCGATAATAGAAAAAATGTTGCAAAAATTTCAGAGAAAGCAAGAGCGCTTATGAAGAGGGTAGGCATTGCGGAGCTTGAAATGCGCGATATTACACAAGTTTCAGGAGGGCAGCTACAGCGTGCGGGAATATGTCGAGCGCTTTTGAACAGCCCGAAAATCATCTTCGGCGATGAGCCTACCGGTGCACTTAATTCAAAATCTGCCCAGGAGATCATGGACATCTTTTCTGAAATTAACGCGGGCGGTACTGCGATTATGCTTGTGACTCACGATGCAAAGGTTGCGGCGCGTACGGAACGCATAATGTTTATGCTCGACGGAAAACTCGTCAGTGAGCTAAAGCTTCCGAAGTTTGACGGTACAAATGTTGATGGCAGAATAGGGAAAGTAACGGAGAAAATGTGGGAAATAGGAATATAAATTACCGTATCAACTAACGCTGAATCTCATAATGAAAAATATAAGATTTCTAGAGTAGTTTCGTACCGAGTTGGCAATAAATGATTGGTTTTAGAGAAAAGCAGGGGGATTGGTTCACAAACCAACCTCTGCTTTTACTTGTACGAATAAATTATAGTTGTCATTATTTTTGGCTCTTCACCATAAAGTGTGGTTGATTTCTTTGATAGAATGAGCTGTTTTCGATAAAAGCCCAAAAAGTTTCGATAAAAAGAGATTTTGTTTCGATAAAAGCTCAAAAAGTTTCGATAAAGAGCGATTTTGTTTCGATAAATCTTCAAAGTATTCCTATAAAACGAACGAAAGGAGCTTTAGCGATTCAGTTTTGGGGCTCGACACTAAAACAATCACAAAGATTACCTTGATCATTTTGTTTTTCAATACTAAGAAAAAGTTGTCTCTTGCGCTTAGACAACTCTCGAAAAATGAGGGGGTGATTTCCGTTCCGGCTGTGCACTTTGTTGCTGTCGCTTTGCTTTCGCACAGATAAAACATTTGCCGCTGACGCTTCGCTTTCGCGCAGAGCAGAGCTTCTTGGGGCGTCCGATGAGCCGTTTTACTCGCTCCAGGGTCTCATCTGTGACGCTAATCCCCAAGGAGTCGCCCAGCCGAAACGAGATCAACTAATACATGGCATATGTTTTAACAAATGTCATCCACAACTTTTGGTAATGAGCCTTATTTTTTGAAAAAAATGAAACTTCTGGATGTGGAATTCATATTAACTGGAAAATACTTTTTTAGGAGGTAATATGTTTAAATTTAGAAACTTCTTCCTTATATTGATATTCTTATTAACAGCCTGTACTCAGGATTCAGTTGTTCCTAAAGGAAAAAATGATGAAAATATTGTCGTTACACCGGATGGGGAAATTACCTTTGAAATTATTAATAAAATTAAGGTCCCACAAGAAAAAGTAGAATCAATAAAAGAGGAACTCCTTAATGCCTATGATGAAATTCAGAATTCAATTCATACTGCATATGTTCCATCCGAGAGAATAAATGTATTTCTCAATGAAGGAAATGGAGTGTCTTGGGGTTTGAAATCGGAACTTCAACTATATGACATTAAGGAAAACCAATATCCACTTGTCCATGAACTGACACATTCCTTACTTGGTTATGGCAATAATTTTGATACAAGCAGGGGCTATTTTACGCAGGAGGGTTTTGCTACCTATATGGAAGATACGTATGGGGAAAATGAGTCATATACCCATAAGCTTATGAAGTACTTTATCGATTCAAACAAATTTATACCAATTAGCAAGTTGATAGATCCGAATCAAGACGATGCCTATTTTCGCCCAGCTCTTACAAGCCAAAAAGAGTACACCCTTCGATGGATGAGCTATATTCATTCAGCTTCTTTTATTACTTATTTAATTGACACTTATGGATTAGAAAAGTTTGAACAACTATACAACGAAGAGGACTTGGCTAAAAAAATAAAAGAAATATACGGAAAGAACATAAGTGAGATAGAAAATGATTGGGTAGTTTTTATTAAAAATAGACAAACGGCATTAACATATGATGACAAAAGGAAAATAGAATCTTTTTATACTGTTACTTCAGTTATTGATCAAATTGACCCCAAATTTTTCGCTAAGGAATAATTTATTGTAGAAGTTTACATGAAGCAAATGATAAAGAAAAAACGGTAAGATGTGATTTAAAGTAAGTTGTTAGCAATTAATTGAAAATTGTGTTTGAAGTAATAGCGACTACACCGGTTATATTACCTATCTCTTATTCAAAAAACAGAGGATGTTGTATTCTTCTTCATAACAATACGATGCCGTATTTTTTTTGCAAGGCTTGTTAACTCTATGGAAAACGCACCTGATAGTACATAAAAAATTTAACAAGACCGTGTGTCGTAGAATATAAAAGTATTCAGCAAAACTTTTTTAAACTTAATCTCATTACAAAATAAAGGAAGAAGCCTGTATTTTAAAGGCTCTTCCCTTTTTTTGTATTTAATGCTTGCAAACTTAAAAGTTATAGTGTACTATTCAACTAGTACACTATAACACGAGGTGTTTGAGTTGAAAAATTTTGCAGGGTTATTTAAAAAGGAATGGGTGCTTTTTAGGGCATGGCTATTTGTTGGGATTTTTGCAGGGATTATGTTGTCATTGGTGATTCCATATTTAGTAGAGCGATTTGTTGATGGCTTTACATTACCGAAAAATCAGCTGTCATTTGCACTCACAATGATGGTGATTGTATTAGGCGGATTTTTTTCGGTATTACAATTTTTAGCTAGTATGCGACATGATTTAAAGATCAAAGAAATATGGCTACATTCCACTAGTTCTATTTCACAGCTTGTAGGTGTTAAAGTTATTTTTTCCCTAATTGGATATGCTATCTACAATTTAATTTTTATAATTATAGCCATGTACAATGTAAAAGATGAGTTTGTTGCCAACTTTGGACAAATATTATTAGCACTAATACTTACTGTAGGACTTTCAGTCATTTTACAATGGATGATGCTTGTCATGCTGCTATTATTTTTAGCATTTTATCTCCAAATGAAGCACTTTATTGGTCGCTTTTCCATTGTTATTATGATGGGTGCTTTTTTCTTCAGTATGAATTTATGGTATAAATTTACTGAAAGCCAGCTGTACGCTAATATTTTCCTACATATTGAAATTCCATTAGATTGGTTGGAACACTATTTACCTAAGGCAAAAGTATCGACTATGGACTTTAATATCAGCACGCTTTACGTTGTGGAGGAAGTAGGGATTACAATTTTGATCGCAATCCTATTTATCGTAGCAACGAAGTGGCTTGAAAAGGTGGTTTTACGATGACAATCGACTTTTCACGTGATAAGCCCATATATAGCCAACTTGTAGATAGGATATGTGGAGATATTTTGAAAGGAAAGTTAGTGCTTGGGGATCGACTTCCTTCTGTTCGAGAATATGCAGTCGAAACAGGTGTTAATGTAAATACCGTACAACGCGTGTATAAGGAGTTAGAAGCCATGAATATAACGGAAACGAAACGAGGTCAAGGTACATTTATTACAACCAATGAAGAGCGGATTGATCTTTTACGAGAAGATATGAAAAACGAATTGGCAGATAATTTTTTATCTTCCATTGAAGCACTTGGATTTTCCAAGGAAGAGATGCTCGTTGTATTACAAAAAAATCGTGAGGTGAAATAAATGCTACAACTTTCCAATGTTTCTTTTCGTTATATGAAAAAGCCAATTTTGCAAGATGTGACTTTTTCTATTCCGGTCGGCCAAATCATTGGGCTTGTTGGAGAAAATGGGAGTGGCAAGTCGACACTATTAAAAGTATTAGCGGGCTTATTACGACCATCTAGTGGTGAGGTCTTGCTAAATGGAAAGGCTGTTACACGTAGAAGTGCTGATCAGATTGCTTATTTACCAGATATTGATTTGTTTTTTGATTTTTACACAGGAGAGCAGCTTTTTCAGCACTATGCCTCTCAATTTGAAGATTTTTCGTATGATAAGGCATGTATCGTTGCAGAGTTTTTAAACGTTGATAAAAATATGAAGCTACGGCAATTATCAAAGGGGAACCGAGGTCGAATGAAAATGGCCGCAACTCTTGGGCGAGAAGTACCCTTTTATTTAATGGATGAGCCATTTTCTGGCCTGGATCCAATTGTTCGTGAACAGCTTATTAAAGGGTTAATTCAATTTACAGATATTGAACACCAAACAATACTGTTATCAACGCATGAAGTATATGAGGTAGAACCTATTTTAGATCAAATCATTTTACTACAAAATGGATCGATTATTGCACATGAGGAAGTAGAGACGATTCGAGATATTACGAATAAGGATGCTGTGCAATGGATGAAGACGTATTATAAGAAAGGATGAAATTAATGACAACACAACCAATAGTTCAATTGCAAAATTTATCAAAAACTATTCGTGGTAAGCAATTAATTCAGCAATTAAATATCGATTTATATCCAGGTCAAATCACTGGATTTTTAGGACCAAATGGCGCAGGGAAAACGACGACTATTCGTATGATGACAGGGCTTATGCATCCAACAGAGGGGAAAGTTATTGTTGATGGCCTTTCCTTACAGGAGAATTATGAAGAAGCAATTAGTAAGATCGGCGTAATTGTAGAAAACCCGGAAATGTATAAATTTATGACGGGTTATAAAAACTTATTGCATTTTGCGCGCATGCATAAAAACGTCACAAAAGAGCGTATTGAAGAGGTGGTTAGACAGGTCGGTCTAGAGAAACGCATTCATGAAAAAGTATCGACGTATTCACTTGGGATGCGTCAGCGTTTAGGACTTGCTCAGGCACTACTTCATCGACCAAAATTTTTAATTTTAGATGAACCAACAAATGGTCTAGATCCAGCAGGCATTCGTGAGTTTCGTATGTATTTACGTAAAATCGCGGCTGAGGATGGAGTATCTGTTTTTGTTTCTAGCCATTTATTATCTGAAATTGAGTTAATGTGTGATCGAGTTGCTGTCATACAAAATGGTAAGCTTATCGATATTCGTGATATTCACATTGAAACTTCTTCGTTTTATTATATTGAAGCTACACCAAATGAACAGGCTGCTGCTCACCTACAAAAGCTC
Proteins encoded in this region:
- a CDS encoding pentapeptide repeat-containing protein, translating into MSETKKMDHTMGKKIRESLQADCQSCFGLCCTALNIAASSDFAINKAAGTPCPNLQSDFSCQIHHKLRDKGFKGCTVFDCLGAGQKVSQTTFHGQDWRQSPKISEKMFRVFPIMEQLYEMIAYVAEALSYKVDSSLFNKLHLQLEQLQLATELEADALLAIDIPNFRLPVNILLLETSEQIRQSLIVKISEKNSRKYDYRGADWMGKNLKSKDLRATDLRGSYLIAANLENADLRGVDFIGADLRDANLRGADLSTSMFLTQMQINSAQGNHQTKLPSHLKRPSHWDH
- a CDS encoding TetR/AcrR family transcriptional regulator, with translation MKMRKEAEERRNEILDAADELFSQKGFDGTSTNDILEKVGIARGTLYYHFKSKEDIMDALIERYNVQILGAAKAIAADKSIPVNERIIRVVMALNISGGNSKEIIEHIHKPQNALMHQKIQKVVINGLPPILTEIIREGIEQGLFNTPYPYECMEMVVAYTNTVFDDDMVEMTNEERLSRIPAFIFNVERLLGVQSGGLMYMMKMFGNGGEENGNNDG
- a CDS encoding MFS transporter, whose amino-acid sequence is METTMVDSERLFKKFLLLWSGQLISAIGSGLTAFGLGIYVFQQTGKASAMALVTLLAFMPSLLLSPVAGVLADRYDRRLLMVLGDSLSAIGLVYILICMLSGEALLWQICVGVTISSVFSSLLDPAYKATVTDLLSEEQFTKASGLVQMAGSAKYLISPIIAGFLLTVSDIKLLLVIDICTFFVTVISALAVRRGLASKKYEQTQSFFNEFKDGWRAVSHNRGVLVLVIMTSVLTFYLGIIETLSIPMLLTFTNSSVIGMVETIVATGMLVSSVIIGFLPIKKGYVKILAFSLFFEGIFMAIFGLRENIVLICISGFFFFAMMPFANSTLDFLVRTNIDNEVQGRAWSLIGVISQLGFVAAYALSGILADYVFTPLLVDGGLLADSVGKITGTGQGRGTGFLIIIAGILLSITSFILFNLKSVKKLENRGDVCITE
- a CDS encoding FtsX-like permease family protein, with the protein product MYYRIIRNDFLKSKLITLTTTLFVAVAAMLVSLSAILIVNLSSAIDSLMNQAKTPHFMQMHSGDIDTVRLTNFAEQNSNVDDFQVLEFLNVDNSQIILGDRSLANNVQDNGFSIQSEKFDYLLDLDGNIINVSDGELYVPINYMKDATTKVGDKAVIGGKEFTVAGFLRDSQMNSMLSSSKRFLVSANDYAAIKSRGSMEYLIEFRLKDLSALGEFETAYASAGLEANGPTITYPLFKTINAFSDGIMIAVILLISVLVVAIAFMCIRFTLLAKIEDDYREIGVMKAIGLRLSDIKKIYLAKYAAIAAVGSILGYALSLMFKNMLLENIRLYMGESENSSFATSLGIIGILLVYLAIIAYVSGVLRRFRKISAAKAIRFGISQEKSAGAKRVCLNKNKLLNTNLFLGIKDVLARKRLYATMLAVLVISAFIIIVPQNLYNTISSTSFIKYMGIGNYDIRLDIQQTDQISKKAAEVLEYMNSDSSISKYTILTTKTFKTKMEDGSEENIKIELGDHSIFPIEYTEGRAPAKENEIALSALNADEMSKKVGDTITVIMKGKEDKLTVSGIYSDITNGGKTAKAIFTDHSENIMWSVICAKLSDKALVDETISNYADRFTFAKISNIDEFVKQTFGSTIKSVEKASLAAIAIALVITILVTLLFMKMLVAKDRYSIAIMKALGFTNLDITVQYGSRALFVSIIGIIVGTLLANTLGEVLAGAVITSFGASSFSFSINPLSAYVFCPLLMICSVLITTIIGTSGVGKIKISENIKE
- a CDS encoding ABC transporter ATP-binding protein — encoded protein: MKNLIIGEHIVKSFGEGDEKHNVLDGVSVDINEGEFVAIMGPSGSGKSTLMFALSGMDNVDGGRVTFDGSDISSVGEAELSDLRRTKMGFVFQQPTMLKNLNILDNIILPSIRDNRKNVAKISEKARALMKRVGIAELEMRDITQVSGGQLQRAGICRALLNSPKIIFGDEPTGALNSKSAQEIMDIFSEINAGGTAIMLVTHDAKVAARTERIMFMLDGKLVSELKLPKFDGTNVDGRIGKVTEKMWEIGI
- a CDS encoding GntR family transcriptional regulator is translated as MTIDFSRDKPIYSQLVDRICGDILKGKLVLGDRLPSVREYAVETGVNVNTVQRVYKELEAMNITETKRGQGTFITTNEERIDLLREDMKNELADNFLSSIEALGFSKEEMLVVLQKNREVK
- a CDS encoding ABC transporter ATP-binding protein, whose amino-acid sequence is MLQLSNVSFRYMKKPILQDVTFSIPVGQIIGLVGENGSGKSTLLKVLAGLLRPSSGEVLLNGKAVTRRSADQIAYLPDIDLFFDFYTGEQLFQHYASQFEDFSYDKACIVAEFLNVDKNMKLRQLSKGNRGRMKMAATLGREVPFYLMDEPFSGLDPIVREQLIKGLIQFTDIEHQTILLSTHEVYEVEPILDQIILLQNGSIIAHEEVETIRDITNKDAVQWMKTYYKKG